A stretch of Deltaproteobacteria bacterium DNA encodes these proteins:
- a CDS encoding trypsin-like peptidase domain-containing protein, translated as MWQEQTKWHSVLVFTSIVLTIFFSGSRSVAITNGQAISEESTPAITFIEIIQNQKVGICTGVVVGDGVILTAEHCAFVENPSSIRINKTYAVKRIFVDDSYEHESRLDLALLEIEKGAIGFHMPIFNGTFPKTSQAITIVGYGMAYTGDDEFTFDESIVKRVGMNTMNPAEHDRLMFNLESEFGTNDPSLPAGSLPGDSGGPMIYDKFIVGIASKSLFGISSYTNLNSARAKQFLEAAGRAGWKIEYSNK; from the coding sequence ATGTGGCAAGAGCAAACGAAATGGCATTCCGTGTTGGTCTTCACATCGATTGTTCTAACGATCTTTTTTTCGGGCAGCCGTTCCGTGGCGATTACCAATGGCCAGGCAATTAGTGAAGAAAGTACGCCTGCGATAACGTTCATCGAAATCATTCAAAATCAGAAGGTCGGTATTTGTACGGGGGTTGTTGTCGGTGATGGCGTCATATTGACGGCAGAGCATTGCGCCTTCGTAGAAAACCCATCCTCCATTCGAATAAATAAAACCTACGCTGTAAAGCGGATTTTCGTTGATGATTCTTATGAACATGAATCCAGATTAGATCTCGCCCTTCTTGAAATTGAAAAAGGGGCTATCGGTTTTCATATGCCTATATTTAATGGAACTTTTCCTAAGACGTCGCAGGCGATTACTATCGTCGGCTACGGAATGGCTTACACGGGGGATGACGAATTCACCTTTGATGAGTCTATCGTCAAGCGAGTTGGAATGAACACCATGAACCCTGCTGAACACGATCGTCTTATGTTTAATCTAGAGTCGGAGTTTGGAACCAATGATCCGTCCTTGCCTGCGGGAAGCCTTCCCGGCGATTCCGGCGGGCCGATGATTTACGATAAATTTATTGTTGGGATTGCATCTAAATCGTTGTTCGGAATTTCCTCGTACACCAACCTAAACTCAGCAAGAGCCAAACAATTTTTGGAGGCGGCTGGACGCGCAGGATGGAAAATAGAGTATTCGAACAAGTAA